In Nostoc sp. UHCC 0926, a single genomic region encodes these proteins:
- a CDS encoding Uma2 family endonuclease → MTATLRVGIESEIFYPSADGQPVAETYDHLYALLTTLEVLKQYLAERQATVLGNQFLYYAQGFPKLRVAPDVMVIFDVAPGGRDNYKIWEEGQVPTVIFEMTSFGTKGQDEIFKKTLYEQLGVKEYWLFDPKGEWVEQQLRGYRLRGEIYEPIQDGRSEPLQLRLVVEERLIGFYPEDTGEKLLIPDELVQALRQEVLARQQAEELAEQERQRAEQERQRAEQERQRAEQERQRAEQAELQIEQLKARLRSLNIDPDTIE, encoded by the coding sequence ATGACGGCTACTCTAAGAGTTGGTATCGAATCAGAAATATTCTATCCCAGTGCTGATGGTCAACCAGTGGCAGAAACCTACGACCACCTTTATGCCTTGCTAACTACCCTGGAAGTACTGAAACAGTATCTGGCAGAGCGTCAGGCAACAGTATTGGGAAATCAATTTCTTTATTATGCACAAGGCTTTCCCAAGTTGCGGGTAGCCCCAGATGTGATGGTAATTTTTGATGTTGCACCCGGCGGTCGGGACAACTATAAAATCTGGGAAGAGGGTCAAGTACCCACAGTTATTTTTGAAATGACATCTTTTGGTACTAAGGGACAAGACGAAATCTTCAAAAAGACTCTCTATGAGCAGCTAGGTGTCAAGGAATACTGGCTATTTGACCCTAAAGGTGAGTGGGTAGAACAACAGCTACGTGGCTATCGCCTGCGGGGAGAAATCTACGAACCTATACAAGATGGACGCAGTGAACCGTTACAACTGCGTTTGGTGGTTGAGGAAAGGCTAATTGGGTTTTACCCTGAGGATACTGGGGAAAAATTACTAATCCCTGATGAACTGGTACAGGCTTTACGGCAGGAAGTTTTAGCAAGGCAGCAAGCAGAAGAACTGGCAGAACAGGAACGCCAACGAGCAGAACAGGAACGCCAACGAGCAGAACAGGAACGCCAACGAGCAGAACAAGAACGCCAACGAGCAGAACAGGCAGAATTGCAGATAGAACAGTTAAAGGCAAGGTTGCGATCGCTGAATATAGACCCCGATACTATTGAGTAA
- a CDS encoding HAD family hydrolase, protein MSRHLSLPTLSEVSSTSFSNIRLIATDMDGTLTRRGKFTPALLQALEDLAAADIKVLIVTGRSAGWVSGLSSLMPVAGAMAENGGLYFPPGNQKPVVLTPIPDLAKHRQHLATTFENLQTKFPQIQESADNRFRITDWTFDVAGLRQDELQTLDNLCQQMGWGFTYSNVQCHIKPQGQDKAVGLLQVLREYLPQYSPEQIVTVGDSPNDESLFDRRYFPVSVGVANVLEYLNQLKYHPAYITTAAEGEGFCELSSYILKSLHISS, encoded by the coding sequence ATGTCCAGACATTTGAGCCTCCCTACCCTGTCTGAGGTTTCATCTACAAGCTTTAGCAATATTCGTCTGATAGCCACAGATATGGATGGCACTCTGACTAGACGAGGAAAATTTACTCCCGCACTGCTGCAAGCTTTAGAGGATTTAGCGGCAGCTGACATTAAGGTGCTGATTGTCACAGGACGTTCTGCTGGGTGGGTAAGTGGATTAAGTAGCTTGATGCCAGTGGCAGGTGCTATGGCAGAAAATGGTGGTTTGTACTTTCCACCTGGAAATCAGAAACCAGTAGTCTTAACACCCATTCCCGATTTAGCTAAACATCGCCAGCACTTGGCGACGACTTTTGAGAATTTACAAACTAAATTTCCCCAAATCCAAGAATCTGCTGATAATCGCTTTCGCATCACCGACTGGACTTTTGATGTAGCTGGTTTGCGTCAAGATGAACTACAAACCCTAGATAATCTCTGTCAACAAATGGGTTGGGGATTTACCTATAGCAACGTGCAGTGTCATATTAAACCCCAAGGGCAAGATAAAGCTGTGGGATTGTTGCAGGTGTTGCGCGAATATTTGCCCCAATACTCACCAGAACAAATTGTCACTGTTGGCGATAGCCCCAATGATGAAAGTTTATTTGATCGGCGTTATTTTCCTGTTTCTGTAGGCGTGGCAAACGTGCTGGAATATCTGAATCAGTTGAAATATCACCCTGCTTATATTACCACTGCTGCCGAAGGGGAAGGATTTTGTGAGTTATCCAGTTATATTTTGAAAAGCTTGCACATTTCAAGTTAG